GTGCAGTTCGTCTTCCAGCTGGTGCCGGGCTCCGAGGCGCCGTCGGAAATGCTCATGTACCTGCCGCAGTTCCGCGTGCTCAACATGGCCGAGGATGTGACGCACACCATGCACAACCTGTACACGATCCGCGGCGCCGAGGTGCGCGACGGCAACCTCTGGGCGAAGTACATCGACCAGGCGCGCGTGGCCTTCGGCGACAAGACCGATGTGCTGATCGCCCAGCACCACTGGCCGATGACGGGGCAGGGACGCATCGCCGACCTGCTGAGGAAGCAGCGCGACATGTACAAGTTCATCAACGACCAGTCGCTGCGACTGCTCAACCAGGGCTACACCGCGGCCGACATCGCCGAGACGCTGCGCATGCCCGCGAGCCTGGAGCAGGAGTGGTCCACGCGCGGCTACTACGGCACGCTGCGGCACAACGCGAAGGCGGTCTACCAGAAGTACCTGGGCTGGTACGACGCGAACCCCGCCAACCTGAACCCGCTGCCGCCGGTGGACTACGCGAAGAAGACGGTGCAGTACATGGGCGGCGCCGACGCGGTGCTCGCGCGGGCGCGGGACGACTTCAAGAAAGGCGAGTACCGCTGGGTCGCCAGCGCGATGAGCCAGGTCGTCTACGCCGATCCCACGAACCGCGCGGCCCGCGAACTCGGCGCCGATGCGCTCGAGCAGATGGGCTACCAGTCGGAGGCCGGCACCTGGCGCAGCGCCTACCTGGTGGGCGCGATGGAGCTGCGGGGCGGCGTGCCGAAGATCCCGGGCGGCAGCAGCTCGAACGCCGACACGCTCAAGGCGGTGAGCAACGACCTCTTCTTCGACTTCCTGGGCGTGCGGCTCGATGCGGCCAAGGCCGAGGGCAAGACGATGGTCATCAACTGGAACTTCACCGATTCGAACCAGCAGTTCGTGCTGACGCTGGAGAACTCGGCGCTCACGCACATCGCCGGCCGGCAGCCCGGCGCCGACGCCACGGTGACGCTGAGCCGAGCGACGCTCGACGCGATCACGCTGAAGGAAACGAGCTTTCCCGCGGCGGTGATGTCGGGCAAGGTGAAGATCGAGGGCGACCGCGCCAAGCTCGGCGAGCTGATGTCGATGCTCGATACCTTCGAGCCGATGTTCCCCGTGGTCGAGCCGCGCAAGTGAGCGCGGTTCAGCCGAAGAACCAATAGCAGACCGCAATCGCAGCGACCACGCCCGCCAGCTCGGCCAGCAGCGCACAAGACACCGTGTGCCGCGTGCGCTGGATACCGACCGCGCCGAAGTACACGGCCAGCACATAGAAGGTGGTCTCGGTGCTGCCCTGGATGGTGGCGGCCACCAGCGCGGGGAAGCTGTCCACGCCCTGGCTCTTCATGGTCTCGATCAGCATCGCGCGCGCCGCGCTGCCCGAGAAGGGCTTGACCAGCGCGGTGGGCATGGCGTCGACGAAGCGCGAATCCCAGCCGCCCGTGGTCACGAGCCAGCGCAGGCCGCCGAGGATGAAATCGAGCGCGCCCGAGGCCCGCAGCACGCCAACCGCGCAGAGCATCGCGACCAGGTACGGCAGCAGGTTCTTCGCGATGTCGAAGCCTTCCTTGGCGCCCTCGATGAAGCATTCGTAGACCTTCACCCGCCGGATCGCGCCGGCCGCGAGGAACACGATGATCACGCTGAAGAGCGCCAGGTTGCCCATCAGCGAGGAGAGCGAGGCGATCGCCGCCGCCGACAGCGTGCCCAGCAGCGCCATGAAGCCGCCGAGCACCAGCGCGCCCGGGATCAGGTAGGCCAGCACCACCGGATCCCACAGCCGCAGGCGCTGCGCCACGGCCACCGTGAGCAGCCCGACCAGCGTCGATGCGCTGGTGGCCAGCAGGATCGGCAGGAACACCATCGTCGGGTCGGGCGCACCCTGCTGCGCGCGGTACATGAAGATGGTGACGGGCAGCAGCGTCAGCGATGAAGCATTAAGTACAAGAAAAAGAATCTGCGCGTTGGTGGCGGTGACCGGGTCGGGGTTGAGCCGCTGCAGTTCACGCATCGCCTTCAGGCCGATGGGCGTGGCGGCGTTGTCGAGGCCCAGCGCATTGGCCGCGAAATTCATCGTGATCAGGCCGAGGGCCGGATGCCCCGCGGGCACGCCCGGCATGAGCCGCCGGAACAGCGGGCCGAGCAGCCTCGCGAGCCAGCCGACCAGCCCCGCCGCCTCGGCGATGCGCAGGAACCCGAGCCACAGCGTGAGCGTGCCGAACAGCAGCACCATCACCTCGACCGCGAGCCGCGCCATCGCGAACAGGCTCTCGACCAGCGCCGCGAACACGGTCGGATCGCCGCCGACGAGCCACCGCACCAGCGCCGCGAGCGCCGCCATCCCGAAGAAACCCAGCCACAAGCCGTTGAGCACGCTTTTTTCCTTTTGTCGGCGCGATCATAGGGTGCCGCGCATGCACGGCCCGCGCTACAGTTCGGCCCATGCGCGCCTTCCTCGTCCGCAGTTTCACCGCCCTCCTGGGGGTGCTTGCGGCCGCGTGGCTGACCGGTTGCGTCAGCCTGCCGCCGCCGGAGCCGCGGGCACCTGTCACGGCCTTCATCGACGTGGCGCAGACCGAACTCGGGCAGCTCGCGGCCAAGGGCGTGCCGGGCGATTCCACCGCGCTCTCGGGCTTTCGGCTGCTGCCCGAGGCGGCCTTTGCCTTCGATGCGCGCATCTCGCTCGCGCGCCACGCCGAGAAATCGCTCGACGTGCAGTACTACCTGATCCAGAAGGACGACGTGGGCCTGCTGTTCCTCAAGGAGCTGCGCGAGGCCGCGGCGCGCGGCGTGCGGGTGCGCCTCCTGGTGGACGACCTCTACACGGCCGGCGAGGACGAGGTGTTCAGTTCCTTCTCGGCCTTTCCGAACGTCGAGGTGCGGCTCTTCAATCCGCTGCCTTCGCGCGCGAACTCGCTGACCACGCGGCTCCTGCTCTCCCTTGCCGATTTCGGCCGCATCAACCACCGCATGCACAACAAGTTGCTGATCGCGGACAACAGCTTCGCGGTCTCGGGCGGACGCAACATCGGCAACGAATACTTCATGCGCAGCACGGCCGCGAACTTCATCGACATGGACGTGATCTCCAGCGGCCCGGTCGTGCGGCAGATGTCCGATGGCTTCGACCGCTACTGGAACAGTTCGCACGCCTGGCCCATCGAGCGCATCGCGCCGCTGCGCACGACGCCCGAGGTTGCGCAGCGCCGCTTCGACGAGATCGTGCGCACGGCCGTGCCCGACGTGCCGATCCGTCCGCGCGACGTGCTGAACAAGTCGCCCGTCGGCGAGCAGCTCATCACCGGCAAGATCGACCGCTACTGGGCACTGGGCACGCTGTTCGTGGACGACCCCGAGAAGATCACGCGCAAGGCCGACGATGCCTACGCGGGCAGCGTGACCGAGGGGGCGCTGAGCGTCATCAACTCGGCCCGGCGCGAGGTCAAGATCGGCTCGCCGTATTTCATTCCGGGCACGCGCGGCATGGCGATGATGAAGAAGGCCATCGAGAGCGGCGGCCGCATT
This region of Variovorax sp. RKNM96 genomic DNA includes:
- a CDS encoding alkyl sulfatase dimerization domain-containing protein is translated as MTPSSSFSAALVALAATFGSAQAPAQIAPKPPEAATLKANADMAKTLPFANRQDFEDAMRGFIGTVPDALVPGAGPRPVWSMKPYDFLKANEPADTVNPSLWRQAQLNAIHGLFQVTDRVYQVRGFDIANMTIVEGDTSLIVIDPLLTAETARAALDLYYQHRPKKPVGTVIYTHGHADHFGGVKGVASEADVAAGKVQVIAPSGFMETAVAENILAGNAMSRRSQYQFGSLLPPGARGQVDTGLGKALARGTITLIAPTSTIDKTTEERTIDGVQFVFQLVPGSEAPSEMLMYLPQFRVLNMAEDVTHTMHNLYTIRGAEVRDGNLWAKYIDQARVAFGDKTDVLIAQHHWPMTGQGRIADLLRKQRDMYKFINDQSLRLLNQGYTAADIAETLRMPASLEQEWSTRGYYGTLRHNAKAVYQKYLGWYDANPANLNPLPPVDYAKKTVQYMGGADAVLARARDDFKKGEYRWVASAMSQVVYADPTNRAARELGADALEQMGYQSEAGTWRSAYLVGAMELRGGVPKIPGGSSSNADTLKAVSNDLFFDFLGVRLDAAKAEGKTMVINWNFTDSNQQFVLTLENSALTHIAGRQPGADATVTLSRATLDAITLKETSFPAAVMSGKVKIEGDRAKLGELMSMLDTFEPMFPVVEPRK
- a CDS encoding phospholipase D family protein, which produces MRAFLVRSFTALLGVLAAAWLTGCVSLPPPEPRAPVTAFIDVAQTELGQLAAKGVPGDSTALSGFRLLPEAAFAFDARISLARHAEKSLDVQYYLIQKDDVGLLFLKELREAAARGVRVRLLVDDLYTAGEDEVFSSFSAFPNVEVRLFNPLPSRANSLTTRLLLSLADFGRINHRMHNKLLIADNSFAVSGGRNIGNEYFMRSTAANFIDMDVISSGPVVRQMSDGFDRYWNSSHAWPIERIAPLRTTPEVAQRRFDEIVRTAVPDVPIRPRDVLNKSPVGEQLITGKIDRYWALGTLFVDDPEKITRKADDAYAGSVTEGALSVINSARREVKIGSPYFIPGTRGMAMMKKAIESGGRITVITNSLGATDEPLAYAGYERYRADMLKIGVTIYEIAPMLSARSGQFGDFGKTISRLHAKLAVVDDERFFVGSMNLDHRSAAVNTEVGLVIDSPELVGDYNKLMNSQRINLGYRLRLAPNGRRVQWLEYDDAGGDIVHEDEPGEFLWLRFKNWLLLPIVGEELL
- a CDS encoding spore maturation protein, with the translated sequence MLNGLWLGFFGMAALAALVRWLVGGDPTVFAALVESLFAMARLAVEVMVLLFGTLTLWLGFLRIAEAAGLVGWLARLLGPLFRRLMPGVPAGHPALGLITMNFAANALGLDNAATPIGLKAMRELQRLNPDPVTATNAQILFLVLNASSLTLLPVTIFMYRAQQGAPDPTMVFLPILLATSASTLVGLLTVAVAQRLRLWDPVVLAYLIPGALVLGGFMALLGTLSAAAIASLSSLMGNLALFSVIIVFLAAGAIRRVKVYECFIEGAKEGFDIAKNLLPYLVAMLCAVGVLRASGALDFILGGLRWLVTTGGWDSRFVDAMPTALVKPFSGSAARAMLIETMKSQGVDSFPALVAATIQGSTETTFYVLAVYFGAVGIQRTRHTVSCALLAELAGVVAAIAVCYWFFG